GCCGCGCGACTCCGCACCCTCGGCCTCCCGGCATCCTGCACTCCCGCGCTCCGGCACCACCGCCGCGTCCGCGACCAGGCCGGCCTCACCGCCACCGAGCGCGCCGCCAACCTCTCGAACGCTTTCGCCGTACGCCGCCGCCGGCCCACCCGGCCTCCCGTCACGGCCGTCCTCGTCGACGACATCGTGACCACCGGCACCACCCTCACCGAAGCCGCCACCACCCTACGCCGCACCGGCATCCCCGTCCCCCTGGCGATCACCCTCACCGCCACTCCGCGCCTCCGCCGCTGACCGGCTGAGCGCCGTACGACGGCGCCGGATCCGCCGTACGACGTCCCGCCGCGTCGGCGCCGCTTCAATCGACTCCGAGGCGGAGCAAGTCCTGTGCGGCGCGCTTATGTCGGTGAGCTGCCTGTGGCGCGGTCTACTCCAACCTCCCGGCAAACGGGCCCTGTCTTTCGCGGTCTTGCCGCCATGTCCAGCTCGGCCTCAAGTACGCCGACGAGCCGGTCCGAAGTCTCTCCACGCGGAGATCTCGATCCGCCGTGCTGGTCTCTATCCGCCGTGCTGGTCTCTATCCGTCGCGCCGGTCTCCGATCCACCGCACCGGTCTCCCTTCTCCGGGCTGGTCTTCGTCCACGGCGCTGGTCTTCGTCCACGGCGCTGGTCTTCGTCCACGGCGCTGGTCTTCGTCCACGGCGCTGGTCCTCCTCCACGGCGCTGGTCTTCGTCCAGCGGCTGGCGGCGGGTGGTTGGAGGTGGAGGTTGGGGATCGGGGAGGTCACGGGTTGGCGACACGCCCGGGAAAAAAGGTGGATAGAAATCCTGGAGGTTACGAAAAGTAGTGGTTGGTGGGGTCGGGGGAGTGGCGGTGGGGGGACAGGTTGGTGGCGGGAGTGGTAGATGGCCTTGCTTGCAGGGGGAGTGAGGGGGTGGGGGTCGTACGGGGGTGGTGAGGGGGTGGGGAGTCAGGGGGAGTGGGGGGTGCGGTGGTTACGGAGGGTGGTGTTTGCGGTCGGGGGCGGGCTGACATTCGGGCCGGTAGCGACTAGCGTCTGAGCATGGCACCCGTTCGGGTCCGTGGTTGCGCCGGGCCGATCCCCTCTGGGGGACCAGCACGGCTAGCCGATGCCAGCCGCAGGCGAAACGGCCCACGTAAGGCGACTCTTCGTCGACCGATCACGGTGCGGCTTAGAGGTAAGTCCTGCCTTCCCGCAGGGACCAGATGTCCCTCGTCAGAAGAGAAGGGCAGTAGTGGCATGGAGCCGCGAACCCCTCAGCAGGCGGATGTGGGGACGAAGACCAGGTCGGCCGGACGGGTGCTCTCCTTTGCAGTCGAAACGAAGGGGGGCCTCTGAGTGGACATCATCGTCAAGGGACGGCACACCAGTGTGAGTGACCGGTTCCGTGATCACGTGACGACGAAACTGGCCAGGATCGAGCGACTGGACAGCAAACTCATCCGAGTGGATGTGGAGGTGTCCAAGCAGGCGAACGTGCGAGCACAGGACGAGCGAGAGCGGGTCGAGCTGACGATCCACTCGAAGGGACCGGCCATCCGTGCCGAGGCCTCGGCCGACGATCGGTTCGCGGCGCTCGACATAGCGCTAGGCAAGCTGGAGGGCCGACTCCGGCGGATCGCCGACCGGCGCAAGGTCCATCACGGCAACCACTGCCCCCCCTCGGTGGCCGAGCTGACCTCCGTCCTTGGCGATTCCTACACACCGCTGCCGGAGCCGATCCCCGCGGAGACCGACCGCTTCGCCGAGCCGGAGGAGGAGCGGCGGCGTTCCTCCGACGAGCCGGCTGAGCCGATCGTGCCGATCGAGATGGACGGCGACGGGCCGCTCGTCGTGCGCGAGAAGTTCCACAAGGCCGACCCGATGACCATCGACCAGGCGCTGCTGGAGATGGAACTCGTCGGTCACGACTTCTACCTCTTCCGTGACAAGGAGAGCGGCCATCCGAGCGTCGTGTACCGCCGCGTCGGTTACGCCTACGGCGTGCTGCGGCTGGACGAACCATAACCGTCACGTTCGATGATCCTCTCGACCATCCCCGTAGCCTCGGAACCCGTGTAAGGATGGTGGTTCCGACGGCGCGGGAGCGTCGCGCGGCAGGGACCGATCCCCCGGCGCGACCGGTTCCCCACGAGGAGGAGGCGTGACGCAGACCGACGAAACGGGCGGCCGTTCCGGGCGTGACGAGCCGATCCGCGTGCTGATCGTGGACGATCACGCGTTGATCCGGCGGAGCCTGGATCTCGCGCTGACCGCGGAGCCGGACATCGAGGTGGTCGGTGAGGCCGGCGACGGGCAGGAGGCGGTCGAGCTCGCGGACCGCCTCATGCCCGACGTGGTGCTGATGGACGTGCGCATGCCGCGGCAGAGCGGCATCGAGGCCACCAGGGCGATCAAGGCGTCGATGCCGAGTTCGCGCGTCATCATGCTGACCGTGAGCGACGAGGAGGAAGACCTCTTCGAGGCGATCAAGGCGGGGGCCACCGGCTACCTGCTGAAGGACGTCCAGATCGACGAGGTCCCCGACGCCGTGCGCGGTGTGCACGAGGGCCAGTCGCTGATCAACCCGGCCATGGCGGCCAAGCTGATCAGCGAGTTCGCCAACATGAGCCGCAAGGAGGCCGAACGGCCCCCGCAGCTCCCCGTGCCGCGGCTGACCGAGCGCGAGATGGAGGTCCTGCGCCTGGTG
The window above is part of the Sphaerisporangium rubeum genome. Proteins encoded here:
- the hpf gene encoding ribosome hibernation-promoting factor, HPF/YfiA family, with the translated sequence MDIIVKGRHTSVSDRFRDHVTTKLARIERLDSKLIRVDVEVSKQANVRAQDERERVELTIHSKGPAIRAEASADDRFAALDIALGKLEGRLRRIADRRKVHHGNHCPPSVAELTSVLGDSYTPLPEPIPAETDRFAEPEEERRRSSDEPAEPIVPIEMDGDGPLVVREKFHKADPMTIDQALLEMELVGHDFYLFRDKESGHPSVVYRRVGYAYGVLRLDEP
- a CDS encoding response regulator; the encoded protein is MTQTDETGGRSGRDEPIRVLIVDDHALIRRSLDLALTAEPDIEVVGEAGDGQEAVELADRLMPDVVLMDVRMPRQSGIEATRAIKASMPSSRVIMLTVSDEEEDLFEAIKAGATGYLLKDVQIDEVPDAVRGVHEGQSLINPAMAAKLISEFANMSRKEAERPPQLPVPRLTEREMEVLRLVAKGMNNREIAKQLFISENTVKNHVRNILEKLQLHSRMEAVVYAVRERLLEIT